In one window of Tripterygium wilfordii isolate XIE 37 chromosome 1, ASM1340144v1, whole genome shotgun sequence DNA:
- the LOC119998519 gene encoding NADH dehydrogenase [ubiquinone] 1 alpha subcomplex subunit 13-B, giving the protein MTEATIRHKPGMTSVKDMPLLQDGPPPGGFAPVRYARRIPNKGPSAIAMFLTTFGVFSYGMYQVGQGNKIRRALKEEKYSARRAILPVLQAEEDERFVKEWKKYLEYEAEVMKDVPGWKVGESVYHSGRWLPPATGELRPEVW; this is encoded by the exons ATGACGGAGGCAACGATAAGGCATAAGCCCGGTATGACGAGCGTGAAGGATATGCCGCTCCTGCAGGACGGTCCGCCTCCAGGTGGGTTTGCCCCGGTCCGATACGCCCGACGGATCCCTAACAAAGGTCCCAGCGCCATTGCAATGTTCCTTACTACCTTTGGGGTCTTCTCCTACGGCATGTACCAGGTTGGCCAGGGCAACAAGATCCGCAG GGCTCTGAAGGAGGAGAAATATTCTGCGCGCAGGGCGATACTACCTGTTCTTCAAgctgaagaagatgaaag ATTTGTCAAGGAGTGGAAGAAGTATCTTGAATATGAGGCTGAAGTAATGAAGGATGTGCCTGGTTGGAAGGTTGGTGAAAGTGTGTACCATTCTGGGAGATGGTTACCCCCAGCAACTGGTGAACTCCGTCCTGAAGTCTGGTGA
- the LOC119995291 gene encoding uncharacterized protein LOC119995291, translated as MAEFLQDVKSLADELALIDHPIPQDDLTLYILDGLGEDYTGIVGSIRTRETPFCFEELKDILVAQEGFISRLTSAAPLSFTTANYHYKQPGANHPPSQGRGNGPPRSNWNSNRSNQNWNNNRSSSSGGRGRGYNRVVCQLCDKPGHPANKC; from the coding sequence ATGGCTGAATTTTTGCAAGATGTTAAAAGCCTTGCAGACGAGCTTGCTCTCATTGATCATCCCATACCACAAGATGATCTCACCTTATATATTCTTGATGGCTTGGGCGAGGACTATACTGGTATCGTTGGTTCCATTCGAACCCGAGAAACCCCCTTCTGTTTTGAAGAACTCAAGGACATTCTTGTAGCCCAAGAGGGGTTCATATCCCGACTTACATCGGCTGCACCTCTCTCCTTCACCACAGCCAACTATCATTATAAACAGCCTGGTGCCAACCATCCACCATCCCAAGGCAGAGGAAATGGACCTCCACGGTCAAACTGGAACTCCAACAGATCAAATCAAAACTGGAACAACAACAGGTCATCCTCCTCTGGTGGCCGTGGTCGTGGTTATAATAGGGTGGTCTGTCAACTTTGTGACAAACCTGGTCATCCCGCTAACAAATGCTGA